A window from Romeriopsis navalis LEGE 11480 encodes these proteins:
- a CDS encoding DUF1643 domain-containing protein, with amino-acid sequence MEYVATGATISPCQQYRYQLWRQWHPGPSTCTIIGLNPSTADATRDDPTIRRCVGFAQSLGCDRLIMVNLFAYRATKPEDLRKAKVPIGQDNNQTILSATQTAKYVIAAWGVHGDYRGRDRQVYELLVDRQIPLCCFGTTKYDHPRHPLYLPKTTALQAYSMDICHG; translated from the coding sequence ATGGAATATGTCGCCACCGGAGCCACAATCAGCCCCTGTCAGCAATATCGCTACCAACTCTGGCGGCAATGGCATCCTGGCCCGAGCACCTGCACCATCATTGGCCTCAACCCCAGCACCGCCGATGCGACGCGTGACGATCCCACAATCCGTCGCTGTGTTGGCTTTGCCCAATCCTTGGGCTGCGATCGACTAATCATGGTCAATCTGTTCGCCTACCGCGCCACGAAGCCAGAGGATCTCCGCAAGGCCAAAGTGCCGATCGGACAAGATAATAACCAGACAATCCTCAGTGCCACCCAAACTGCCAAATACGTGATTGCCGCCTGGGGTGTCCACGGTGACTATCGGGGGCGCGATCGTCAGGTTTATGAATTGCTGGTCGATCGGCAGATTCCGCTATGCTGCTTCGGCACGACAAAATACGACCACCCACGCCATCCACTCTACCTGCCAAAAACAACGGCATTGCAAGCCTACTCAATGGATATTTGCCATGGATGA
- a CDS encoding alpha/beta fold hydrolase: MTSSETSSDFAARYDRPLQRIELPQLSLAYREWNPGGEPVLLLHGLADYGGVWVNFADALGDRFHCVAPDLRGHGDSGKPLEDYSCDAVIADLAALVQHLGWERMHIVAHSWAAKVAVVWAQQQPQRVSSLVLADPFFIDRFPSWMGYTFPLLYRVLPFLKLLGPFTDYAAAATVGRQLKQYRGWSEFQAWVFQGAVEQKSNGQWGSKFAVAARDGVFDDTLRVKGLTQTIDLPTLFVRPEQGLNKSQWQMKPYQQYFTNLQMCSVPGNHWCFLVEPEAFNQAVTAFLDIE, translated from the coding sequence CGTTGGCCTATCGCGAGTGGAATCCTGGCGGTGAGCCGGTGCTGTTATTGCATGGCTTGGCGGACTATGGCGGCGTGTGGGTCAACTTTGCGGATGCACTGGGAGATCGGTTTCATTGTGTCGCTCCGGATTTGCGCGGACATGGTGATAGTGGCAAACCCCTGGAAGATTACAGCTGTGATGCAGTGATTGCGGATTTGGCGGCGCTGGTACAGCATTTGGGCTGGGAGAGAATGCATATCGTGGCACATTCCTGGGCGGCGAAGGTGGCTGTCGTCTGGGCCCAGCAGCAACCGCAGCGAGTGAGCAGTTTAGTTTTGGCTGATCCCTTCTTTATCGATCGCTTCCCCAGTTGGATGGGCTACACATTCCCGTTGCTCTATCGGGTGTTGCCGTTTTTGAAATTGTTAGGGCCGTTCACGGATTATGCCGCAGCGGCAACGGTGGGGCGGCAGCTCAAACAGTATCGCGGCTGGAGTGAGTTTCAGGCTTGGGTATTTCAGGGCGCAGTCGAACAGAAAAGCAATGGGCAATGGGGTAGCAAGTTTGCAGTTGCGGCACGGGATGGGGTGTTTGACGATACTTTGCGAGTGAAGGGCTTAACCCAGACGATCGATTTACCAACCTTATTTGTCCGACCGGAACAAGGATTGAACAAAAGCCAGTGGCAGATGAAACCCTACCAGCAGTATTTTACAAATTTACAGATGTGTTCTGTACCTGGTAATCATTGGTGCTTTCTAGTAGAGCCAGAGGCGTTTAATCAAGCGGTTACGGCATTCTTGGACATCGAGTGA